A window of the Bactrocera neohumeralis isolate Rockhampton unplaced genomic scaffold, APGP_CSIRO_Bneo_wtdbg2-racon-allhic-juicebox.fasta_v2 cluster09, whole genome shotgun sequence genome harbors these coding sequences:
- the LOC126763964 gene encoding uncharacterized protein LOC126763964, producing the protein MDNSATKPKHDRATHEQLEAYVLFCQAHPEISTGKNCPKTPQRMKELWQQLAEQLNSCRGPIRSAAKWKETLGVWKSQLRTRARRLKMNQRLTGGGPSSKPMTDFEEMALSTFGSAAVDGMQNVQSLGLTPIE; encoded by the exons ATGGACAATTCTGCAAC taaacCCAAGCACGATAGAGCTACGCACGAGCAGCTGGAGGCATATGTGTTGTTTTGCCAAGCACACCCAGAAATTAGTACGGGGAAAAATTGCCCAAAGACGCCTCAACGGATGAAGGAGTTGTGGCAACAGCTGGCAGAGCAACTTAATTCGTGCAGAGGACCAATACGAAGTGCTGCAAAATGGAAAGAG ACGTTAGGCGTTTGGAAAAGCCAACTGCGCACTCGAGCAAGGCGGTTGAAAATGAATCAAAGGCTCACAGGTGGAGGTCCAAGTTCCAAGCCGATGACGGACTTCGAAGAAATGGCTTTGTCGACATTTGGCTCGGCCGCTGTAGATGGGATGCAAAATGTGCAAAGCCTAGGTTTAACGCCAATTGAGTAA